In a genomic window of Brettanomyces nanus chromosome 1, complete sequence:
- a CDS encoding uncharacterized protein (EggNog:ENOG41), which translates to MSATDHSITQQERLASRGIIEMPSGRLRLPPVIIQYADGTTQNLFLEVGHQNGELAAYSTTLLTDFLLSRGQRASMNGFPGVNGANGVNGASQTGATSSGTASGSSFTSVAPIPITATTPVHSNPTSTSHPRGIRGIDYPAFDVSREGIYGEERRNRSDFMNEIMGPIQRALESADSANTANNATATGNDDHSETSRNIILTVNYIYGQSPNAAPITTTNNGNAANNSDGITGSLILHVPSINENDEENLQVLVRLATIIALRTISSSIKKASGVPDQVFEDFKLPQLSCIEKSDRQCPICYEEYQSSQEEDKLNDNGKRPMLTENSPSKKRQKTVTGVKHTKSTGTEPDAESKEKRQKYSHVPVEMPCGHLFGRTCLYEWLKTNNSCPLCRDKIRHTKGSESGYATTVVLPNLAQVVSDSREVIDGFNSRHLAFLLPDSNGNISEPNGSPDQETALPVTLPFRFPTIVALHPEANGRGISAVAGTAGALGATGGVSITDPAVRPNQSVMGIVRNLIQNINERLHHPIRLSNDAGTTAAISNGFLDHMPIVRTIRRNPRTFQARRSSSQLRRRLDRSRAAAQSTSAAHESLFPMGVMSRRVEHGVITSSINSRSAEENDEQESENGPQQDTLNQDDTQSAEPHSHSHTD; encoded by the coding sequence ATGAGTGCTACGGATCATTCCATCACTCAGCAAGAGAGACTGGCCAGCAGAGGCATCATTGAAATGCCCAGTGGCAGGTTAAGATTGCCTCCCGTTATTATCCAGTATGCTGATGGAACCACGCAGAATCTCTTTCTAGAAGTTGGACATCAGAACGGTGAACTGGCGGCTTATTCCACCACCTTGTTAACTGACTTTTTACTTAGTCGCGGACAAAGAGCTTCTATGAATGGATTTCCTGGTGTGAACGGCGCCAACGGTGTGAATGGTGCCAGTCAAACTGGTGCAACGAGTTCAGGTACTGCTTCTGGTTCCAGTTTTACTTCTGTGGCTCCCATCCCTATTACAGCTACTACGCCTGTGCATTCTAACCCTACATCTACATCTCATCCTCGTGGGATCAGAGGTATTGATTATCCGGCGTTTGATGTCTCCAGAGAAGGCATTTATGGggaggaaagaagaaatcgatcTGACTTCATGAACGAGATTATGGGACCCATTCAAAGGGCATTAGAGTCAGCAGATTCCGCCAATACAGCCAACAATGCCACCGCTACAGGCAACGATGACCACTCGGAAACCTCCAGAAACATTATCCTCACAGTCAACTATATCTACGGCCAGTCTCCAAATGCTGCTCCTATTACTACCACTAATAATGGAAATGCGGCCAACAACTCCGACGGGATCACTGGCTCTCTTATCTTGCATGTGCCAAGTATCAATGAAAATGACGAAGAGAATCTTCAGGTCCTCGTACGCTTGGCTACTATCATTGCACTCAGaacaatttcttcatccataaAGAAGGCTTCGGGTGTTCCGGAccaagtttttgaagatttcaagCTTCCGCAGCTTTCATGTATAGAGAAATCCGACAGGCAGTGCCCTATTTGCTACGAGGAATATCAAAGCTCCCAGGAGGAAGATAAGTTGAATGACAATGGTAAGAGACCTATGTTGACAGAGAATTCTCCTTCcaagaagaggcagaaaacGGTGACCGGTGTCAAGCATACAAAATCTACCGGTACGGAACCTGATGCTGAGAGCAAGGAAAAGAGGCAAAAGTATTCTCACGTTCCCGTGGAAATGCCTTGCGGTCACTTGTTCGGAAGAACATGCCTATACGAGTGGCTAAAAACCAATAATAGTTGTCCACTCTGTAGAGATAAGATCAGGCATACTAAGGGCAGTGAATCTGGGTATGCTACTACTGTGGTTTTGCCTAATCTTGCTCAAGTGGTAAGTGATAGCAGGGAGGTGATTGATGGATTTAACTCGAGACATCTGGCGTTTCTGCTTCCTGATTCGAATGGTAACATTTCCGAGCCGAATGGATCTCCTGATCAAGAAACGGCTCTGCCTGTAACCCTTCCATTTAGGTTTCCTACAATAGTGGCATTACATCCGGAGGCAAACGGAAGGGGCATTTCGGCTGTTGCTGGTACTGCCGGTGCCCTTGGGGCTACTGGCGGTGTAAGCATTACAGATCCTGCAGTCAGACCCAATCAAAGCGTCATGGGGATTGTCAGAAACTTGATACAGAATATCAATGAACGTCTACATCATCCAATTAGATTGAGTAATGATGCAGGTACCACGGCAGCCATAAGCAATGGCTTTTTGGATCACATGCCCATAGTAAGAACAATTAGACGCAATCCACGTACTTTTCAAGCCCGCAGAAGTTCTTCTCAGTTACGTAGAAGGTTAGATAGAAGCAGAGCTGCAGCTCAGTCTACTAGTGCTGCTCATGAATCTCTGTTTCCAATGGGGGTAATGAGTCGAAGAGTCGAGCACGGAGTCATTACGTCCTCCATCAATAGCCGTTCGGCAGAGGAAAATGACGAACAAGAGTCCGAAAACGGACCTCAGCAAGATACCCTGAACCAAGATGATACCCAGTCGGCGGAACCACATTCTCACTCTCATACTGATTAA
- a CDS encoding uncharacterized protein (EggNog:ENOG41), translating into MGKDNPDLELRSKLLQLSEMFPDIPLGYINETLVLNKGDAARTTDELLNYKVTETEKTVQAKNYGVPSDTDNESDHSVSNNNEIYDDKMSVKELKEWIRRIDFVEEVLDLLKLEAKYKPWVEYYSEQHNYKLLDTVSKMIENFDPDLPPEKQQTISYRTLATVSKMQDHSDDQNSSRIPVDQVELSPDPIIQKQSAAHLLAKVKATTYSKIQGGYTVIRPSAKQQKNEIVAKSVKVDMGSESMKELIAIRESNVVLLRLPMSFYVNGMRFFENSVEAVIYVASVVAPLAPFAPETPIPDKLYSKEIMATAAPKQPPKSDCCWSNRHPVISERGPSFDNLLSSAKRMQSKAAMCNDKKIKPIYASTASEKYREAFNSLQSGQAREIRAKVEQSKQTNQIDLHGLLVDSALQCCKEAVSSWWQDEINARVIHGDSLRPEKAVHVEYFRVVTGRGMHSAGGVPRIKHSVRKYLTRSHYIFEEESSALIVRGKRH; encoded by the coding sequence ATGGGAAAGGATAACCCGGATCTTGAGTTGCGTAGCAAATTATTGCAGCTTTCGGAAATGTTTCCAGATATTCCCCTTGGCTATATCAATGAAACGTTGGTTCTGAACAAGGGGGATGCAGCTAGAACTACCGATGAGCTGTTAAACTACAAAGTGACCGAAACCGAAAAAACGGTTCAGGCTAAAAATTATGGGGTGCCTTCTGATACAGATAATGAATCAGACCATTCTGTTAGTAACAACAATGAGATATATGATGACAAGATGTCTGtaaaagagttgaaggaatgGATCCGAAGAATTGATTTCGTTGAAGAGGTATTAGATCTTCTCAAGCTTGAGGCCAAATACAAGCCATGGGTTGAATATTATAGTGAACAGCACAATTATAAACTACTCGACACAGTGTCAAAAATGATTGAGAACTTTGATCCGGATCTGCCCCCTGAGAAACAGCAAACCATCTCCTATCGAACATTGGCTACGGTGTCAAAGATGCAGGATCATTCTGATGACCAAAATTCCTCTAGAATACCTGTAGATCAGGTGGAATTGTCCCCAGATCCGATTATTCAGAAACAGTCTGCAGCACATCTTTTGGCAAAGGTCAAGGCCACTACTTATTCTAAAATACAAGGAGGTTATACAGTAATAAGGCCTTCGGCTAAGCAgcagaaaaatgaaatagTGGCCAAATCTGTCAAGGTTGACATGGGTTCAGAGAGTATGAAGGAACTCATCGCTATACGTGAAAGTAATGTCGTATTACTGAGACTTCCAATGAGTTTTTATGTGAATGGGATGAGATTCTTTGAGAATAGCGTGGAAGCGGTAATTTACGTGGCGTCTGTGGTTGCACCGTTGGCTCCTTTTGCTCCTGAAACTCCAATTCCTGATAAATTATACTCTAAGGAGATAATGGCGACGGCAGCTCCAAAACAGCCTCCCAAAAGCGACTGTTGCTGGAGCAATCGACATCCCGTTATTTCGGAAAGGGGGCCATCATTTGACAATCTTCTGTCGAGCGCTAAAAGGATGCAGAGCAAGGCTGCCATGTGCAATGACAAGAAGATCAAACCAATATATGCATCCACAGCTTCAGAAAAGTACCGCGAAGCATTCAACTCTTTGCAGAGTGGCCAAGCAAGGGAGATTAGAGCAAAGGTTGAACAATCAAAGCAAACGAATCAAATCGATCTTCATGGACTACTAGTGGACAGTGCGCTTCAATGTTgtaaagaagcagtaaGCAGTTGGTGGCAGGATGAAATCAATGCTAGAGTTATACACGGTGATAGCCTTAGGCCAGAGAAAGCTGTACATGTGGAATACTTTCGAGTCGTTACGGGTCGCGGCATGCATAGTGCTGGGGGAGTTCCAAGGATAAAGCACTCAGTTAGGAAGTACCTCACACGAAGTCATTAcatatttgaagaagaatcatcTGCGCTCATCGTGCGAGGTAAGAGGCACTAA
- a CDS encoding uncharacterized protein (BUSCO:EOG09344L38~EggNog:ENOG41): MLSRIGYKPTGYKLVRLYVTGPIKIPSALPERPVKKIRIGKARPAIYYKFDTLVELSDGSVIRRRSQFPKDEIRMISDQRNNPIWNASKPDMSILDAEAKGKLSKFKSKFSAFEDSGKTQEELEAESKKAEEERHIKLMTGAAPKKTKEDHDDWLDVLESNYTEQKLGGKVAQKVRTKKKKAADVDDRAAPKK, from the coding sequence ATGCTGTCCAGAATAGGGTATAAACCAACAGGATACAAGCTTGTACGGTTATATGTCACAGGCCCAATCAAAATTCCTTCTGCGCTTCCGGAAAGGCCTGTTAAGAAGATTCGCATAGGTAAGGCCAGGCCGGCTATATACTACAAGTTTGATACACTTGTAGAACTTTCAGATGGTTCAGTGATTCGTAGAAGATCACAATTTCCTAAGGACGAAATCCGTATGATCTCGgatcaaagaaacaatCCCATATGGAATGCTTCGAAGCCGGATATGTCGATATTGGACGCTGAGGCTAAAGGTAAATTAAGCAAGTTCAAATCGAAGTTTTCAGCTTTCGAGGACTCGGGAAAAACTCAAGAGGAATTGGAAGCGGAATCAAAGAAGGCAGAAGAGGAACGACATATCAAATTGATGACTGGTGCTGCACCTAAGAAAACTAAGGAGGATCATGACGATTGGTTGGACGTCCTGGAATCCAACTATACGGAACAGAAATTGGGAGGAAAGGTGGCGCAGAAGGTTAGAactaagaagaagaaggctgCGGATGTTGACGATAGAGCTGCTCCTAAGAAATGA
- a CDS encoding uncharacterized protein (EggNog:ENOG41) codes for MIQLLWYVVFYIVGGVTLAPLVLVSLWISSPKAQITEEDKARDETKKSENESQRKGNPKGYSTLKSTEVYYDEDLDVKAEFEGWLTVTHEFYTLPEIQADQYRSNASFNGNPTENTSDSSSNGTGFIRMVKEIGNNSSKDPQPDVGGSDAHQLKQVRKRSRFFAVLKHKNLFLYRDETRKDVQHVIVLNSYFVTMWPRNLVDARLFTKYTAICLLKKQVSQPTNNKPKPLSTKELLYLLHKGSQNTALPAGSYFLYGDTNHDKEDWYFAILRATSVADSVSNGTDDDLLNSTLNAKPLFFNTSHMIDLLQTINSTEGQLSTKWINALIGRLFLSVYKTDAFKQGFKKKFDEKLRRIRTPGFLDELQIGHINVGKSAPFITHPRMKHLTPEGDLELEMVIDYSGGLTVEIATKVFLNLGAHFRQREFDVNLKVILRKLHGDLLVKMKPLPSTRIWYTFKSMPEIDLEIEPVVSSRTVNYNLVTNILDKRFKDAIRTTLVYPFMDDILFFDTSKEIFRGGIWDHSQTASKSKAISKNVELDQASENAPTSSSNTTEAFVEIAADFGNHESTGPTSTSVSGTDDSNTVTTPFAEAPPPELVIENEDGDADSVSNASMHSHSPSVTSSFQKYTTGGKNIIRKYSSFGSNSDSHTDTEKSELSQAAVQIKNGVNTSVSKFRQWYSKKTSSETHSRSGSSENNYNPPEMITSRRKRDSSLSSSIISMEGSESITGNQAQINISESPPSPEMFISENLRRQRHDPDEYMEVLGSQSVVSPVLDDKTIDAKSTDTLQSFSVHNVQDTIPAQAGMSVWENSLKTAEKLHHAPDIGDSATTETITAPENTEYVAVEPFASADTTTMTPLKKVIPPPLPQRQVPTLEKINTPPKLPSRSLTTHRKPPPATMPSTLPASSTGEPQEALNSSNAGSSPNSLLDVATLPKAPDPSTVL; via the coding sequence atGATTCAACTCTTATGGTACGTAGTCTTTTACATTGTTGGAGGCGTCACGCTTGCTCCCCTTGTCCTAGtttctctttggatctcttCACCCAAGGCTCAGAttactgaagaagataaagcAAGGGATGAGACTAAGAAATCGGAAAACGAAAGTCAGCGAAAAGGAAATCCAAAGGGTTATAGTACCCTTAAGAGTACTGAGGTGTACTACGACGAAGATCTCGATGTCAAGGCTGAGTTTGAAGGTTGGCTCACAGTGACCCACGAGTTCTATACCCTTCCAGAAATTCAGGCAGATCAGTACAGATCgaatgcttctttcaatGGCAATCCTACAGAAAATACAAGTGACTCATCATCCAACGGAACTGGGTTTATAAGGATGGTTAAAGAGATCGGAAATAACAGCAGCAAAGATCCGCAGCCGGATGTAGGAGGTTCCGACGCTCATCAATTAAAGCAAGttagaaagagaagcaggtTCTTCGCGGTACTAAAGCATAAGAATCTATTTCTTTACAGAGATGAGACAAGAAAGGATGTTCAGCATGTTATCGTCTTGAACAGTTATTTCGTCACAATGTGGCCACGAAATCTGGTTGATGCCCGACTGTTTACCAAGTACACGGCAATATGCTTGCTTAAGAAACAGGTTTCTCAGCCAACAAATAACAAACCAAAACCGCTTTCTACTAAAGAGTTGCTCTATCTTCTGCACAAAGGATCCCAGAATACAGCGCTACCGGCCGGCTCGTACTTTCTTTATGGTGACACAAATCATGATAAGGAGGATTGGTATTTTGCCATTCTAAGGGCCACATCGGTTGCTGACTCTGTTTCCAATGGtacagatgatgatcttttgAATTCCACTCTTAATGCAAAACcacttttcttcaatacGTCCCATATGATTGATCTTCTGCAGACGATAAACTCAACAGAAGGCCAACTATCCACAAAATGGATCAATGCTCTAATAGGAAGACTTTTTTTGAGCGTGTACAAAACCGATGCTTTCAAGCAAGgcttcaaaaagaagttcGATGAAAAGCTCCGACGCATAAGAACCCCTGGATTTTTGGATGAGCTACAAATTGGCCATATCAATGTTGGTAAGTCGGCTCCTTTTATTACACATCCTCGAATGAAGCATCTCACTCCAGAGGGCGATTTAGAGCTTGAAATGGTGATTGATTACTCTGGAGGACTAACAGTGGAAATTGCTACAAAGGTTTTTTTAAACTTAGGAGCTCACTTCAGGCAGCGAGAATTTGATGTTAACCTTAAGGTTATTCTTAGAAAGCTACATGGAGATCTTTTAGTGAAAATGAAGCCGCTGCCATCCACCAGAATCTGGTACACTTTCAAGAGTATGCCTGAAATAGACCTTGAAATAGAACCCGTTGTCAGCTCGCGTACGGTAAATTATAACTTGGTTACTAATATTCTTGACAAACGGTTCAAAGATGCCATACGGACAACCTTGGTGTACCCATTTATGGATGATATCTTATTTTTTGACACTTCCAAGGAAATTTTCAGGGGTGGCATTTGGGATCACTCTCAAACGgcttcaaaatcaaaagcGATTTCTAAAAATGTCGAGCTTGATCAAGCTTCTGAAAATGCGCCTACAAGCAGTTCAAACACGACTGAAGCGTTTGTAGAAATAGCAGCGGATTTTGGCAACCACGAATCTACCGGTCCCACTAGCACTTCTGTTTCAGGTACTGATGATAGCAATACCGTTACGACGCCATTTGCAGAAGCACCTCCTCCGGAATTGGTAATCGAAAATGAGGATGGTGATGCGGACTCAGTCTCTAATGCTTCTATGCATTCGCATTCACCGTCTGTCACTTCGTCCTTTCAAAAGTATACGACTGGTGGTAAGAATATCATACGGAAATATTCAAGTTTCGGAAGTAATTCGGATTCGCACACAGATACAGAGAAGAGTGAGTTATCACAGGCAGCTGTACAAATAAAGAATGGAGTTAATACTTCTGTCTCAAAATTCAGGCAATGGTACAGTAAGAAGacatcttcagaaactcATTCACGGTCGGGATCTTCTGAAAACAACTACAATCCTCCTGAAATGATTACTAGTAGAAGAAAGCGTGATTCAAGCCTTTCTTCGAGCATTATTTCAATGGAAGGAAGTGAGTCTATAACCGGGAATCAAGCGCAGATCAATATATCTGAATCCCCCCCAAGTCCCGAAATGTTTATCAGCGAGAATTTGAGAAGACAGCGGCATGATCCCGATGAGTATATGGAAGTGCTCGGTTCTCAATCTGTGGTGTCCCCAGTTTTGGATGATAAAACTATCGATGCCAAATCAACTGACACACTACAGAGCTTCAGTGTACACAATGTGCAAGACACGATCCCAGCTCAAGCAGGTATGAGCGTGTGGGAAAATTCGCTGAAGACGGCTGAGAAGTTGCATCATGCTCCTGATATTGGCGACTCTGCTACAACGGAAACGATAACTGCTCCTGAGAATACTGAATATGTAGCTGTTGAACCATTTGCGTCCGCCGATACCACCACGATGACTCCTTTAAAAAAAGTGAtacctcctcctcttccgCAAAGACAGGTTCCTACTcttgagaagatcaataCTCCACCAAAACTACCAAGCCGAAGCTTAACAACTCATAGAAAGCCGCCTCCGGCAACCATGCCGTCCACTTTACCTGCTTCATCAACAGGTGAACCCCAGGAGGCTctaaattcttcaaacgCTGGTTCTTCACCTAATTCATTATTAGATGTTGCCACCTTACCAAAGGCTCCTGATCCTTCTACTGTTTTATAG